The region ACCTGTCGGCCAACTTCTATGGGCGCTACCAATGGGAAAACTATGGCGCGAGCAATGAATATTCGTGGGACGGCTACCGTGCACAAATGAAGTACATCGTGCCTATCAGCAGTTTCGATAACGGTGCGTCGCTGACCTACATCGGCTTCACCAACTACGATTTCGGCTCGGACCTGCACAAGGACAACCCGGCGCGCACCGCCAACTCGTTGGTGGCGACCAACGTGCTGCTGTATTCGTTTACCCACCTGCGCTTTACCCTGGTTGGCCGTTACTTTCACAACGGCGGCAACTGGGAGGACGGCAGCGAGCTGAACTTCGGCGAAGGCAACTTCCGCGCCCGCTCGGATGGCTGGGGCTACTACGCCGGTGTCGGCTACCAATTCTGATAAAGGAGCATTAGATGAAAGCGTTTACCCGTCTCTCGATGGCCGCTGGCCTGGCCCTGCTGCCTCACGTGGTGCTGGCGGCTGCCCCCGCGCCGATCAAGCCCAAAGTGATGCTGATCACCATGTTCGCCCCCGAGGCGCAGACCTGGATCGACCGCCTGGAACTCAAGCAGGAAGTACGCGTGCCGGGCCTGTCGGCTGAATACCCGGTGATTCGCTGCAACACCCAGGATGTATGCCTGCTGGTGACCGGCATGGGCCAGACCAACGCCGCCGCGTCGACCCTGGCCTTGGCCTTGTCGCCCAAGTTCGACCTGCGCCAGAGCTATTTCCTGATCGCCGGGATTGCCGGTATCAGCCCCAAACACGGCACAATCGGCACGGCTGCCTGGGCTCATTACCTGGTGGAATTCGGCACCCAATGGGAGCTGGACTCGCGGGATGCGCCCAAGGATTGGCCAACCGGTTACATCGGCATCAACACCAAAGGCCCCAACGAAAAACCGCCACTGGACTACAAGACCGAAGTCTTTGAGCTGAACCCCAAGCTACAAGCCAAGGCGTATGACTTGTCGCACAAGGTTGAGCTGACGGAAAGCAAGGAATCCAGCGCCTGGCGCAAACACTACCCTGCCGCACCGGCCAACCAGCCGCCGCAAGTCACCCGCTGTGACACGCTGGCAGGCAACACCTGGTTCTCCGGCACACGCCTGAGCGAGCGCGCCGAAGTCTGGACCAAGTTGCTCACCGACAACAAAGGCGAGTACTGCACCACCCAGCAGGAAGACAACTCCACCTATGAAGCCCTGCTGCGCGCCAGCCGTGAAGGCCTGGTGGATATCCAGCGCCTGGCCGTGGTGCGTGCAGGTTCCGATTTCGACCGGCCGTACCCTGGCTACAGCGAAGTCGACAACCTGCTGAAATACGCCGACCAGGGTGGGTTTGTTCCGGCGCTGGAGAACCTGTACCGCACGGGCAACCCGCTGGTACAGGCGATTCTGAAGAACTGGTCAGCCTGGGAAAAAGGCGTTCCCGACGCCCAGTAGAGATCAAACTGTGGGAGCGGGCTTGCCCGCGATGAGGGCCTGTCAGTCAGAGAGATGTTGACTGACACACCGCTATCGCAGGCAAGCCAGCTCCCACATTTTCTTACCGCGTTAATCGTTATGCCGCCGGATGGGCCACATTCAGTGCCTTATCGACCAACAGTTGCACACCCTCCAGCATTCGACAGATACCCAGCGCGACATTGCGTTGAGCCCCGTCGATTTCAAACGCCAGATGGTTGGCAATCTCACAGAGGGACGCCAAATCCTGGGACGCATTGACCAGCAAGGTTTCCGTGCCCAGATCGGCGCGCACGGTGAAGAGCCCTTCGGTGGGTTCGGGGATTGGCTTGCCGGGATTGAGGTAGTGGTTGATCGCGCGGTAGGCCACTTCGTGCAGGGTGCTGGTATCGAAGTCTTGCTGGCCTGGGGGGTTTGGGCTGTCTTTAATCATGGTGGAACTCCTGGTAGTGGAGCTGCCATCACTCGCGGTCAAACAAAGTGGGGTGGCAGCTGAACGCGGGTTGACCGACCGGAACCAGGGATCCGGCATACCCGAAGGTATCCCGCGCACAGCTGCCGCGACACGATACATCAAGCGTAGAAAAAACGCCTGATATAGGTCTTGGGTGCTGTAGCGCACTGGTTTAGTCGGACGGTCAAATCCGATCGCTGAACGGTCAGCGACGGCAGTGAGGTTAGTCAGCGCCCTTCCGAGCGACAACCTGAAATCTCTGTGGGAAAGGTCCGAGCGACCAAGGTTTCTGATGCCCAGTGAAGATCAAACTGTGGGAGCGGGCTTGCCCGCGATGAGGGCCTGTCAGTCAGAGAGATGTTGACTGACACACCGCTATCGCAGGCAAGCCAGCTCCCACATTTTCTTACCGCGTTAATCGTTATGCCGCCGGATGGGCCACATTCAGTGCCTTATCGACCAACAGTTGCACACCCTCCAGCATTCGACAGATACCCAGCGCGACATTGCGTTGAGCCCCGTCGATTTCAAACGCCAGATGGTTGGCAATCTCACAGAGGGACGCCAAATCCTGGGACGCATTGACCAGCAAGGTTTCCGTGCCCAGATCGGCGCGCACGGTGAAGAGCCCTTCGGTGGGTTCGGGGATTGGCTTGCCGGGATTGAGGTAGTGGTTGATCGCGCGGTAAGCCACTTCGTGCAGGGTGCTGGTATCGAAGTCTTGCTGGCCTGGGGGGTTTGGGCTGTCTTTAATCATGGTGGAACTCCGTCGACAAGTGGAGCCGCCAACGCTCGCGGTCAAACGAGGTGAAGGTGGCAGCTGTACGCGGGTTGACCGACCGGTTGTCAACGAACCCGGCATACCCGAAGGTATCCCGCGCACAACTGCCGCGACACAATACCTCAGGCATAGAAAAAGCGCCTGAGATTGGTACAGGGCGTAGCGATTCGTTAACAAGCTCGGACGGTCAAATCCGGTCGCTGAATTGGCAGCGACGGAGGTGAGGTTAGTCAGCGCCCTTCCGAGCGACAACCTGAAATCTCTGTGGGAAAGGTCCGAGCCATGCTCGTTCCCGAAGCTTAGTGAAGATCAAACTGTGGGAGCGGGCTTGCCCGCGATGACGGCCTGTCAGTCAGAGAGATGTTGACTGACACACCGCTATCGCAGGCAGGCCAGCTCCCACATTTTTTAACCGTGTTAAGGCAGAAAGATGATCTTGTCCGCACCGCCCTGGTTCACTTCCTCGTAACACTGCACACCATCCGCCAGCGCCACTTCGCGCAACCCAGTCGGCAGTGGCAGTAGCCCTTCATCAAAGAAGCGCCCGAATTGCTCCAGCATCACGGCGCACTGCTCGCAGTTGTAGAGCAACGAATTGATGCCCACCACCGAGCCGCCTTTGCGATACAAGGCCAATGCCGGGAGTTGCACGTGCCCATCAACCGGCGCGGCGATGATTGCGATGCGCCCGAATGGGGCCAACCCTGCGACAGCGGCCGGCAGCCAGAAACCGGTCGTGTCGAAGATCACATCGGCGCCGCCCTTGAACACGGCGTTCACCTGCGCACCCAACGTTTCCGGCTGGCCCAGTGCGATCGCGTCAACCCCTTGCGCCTGCAACGCCGCAACCTGATCGGGTTTGCGCACCGCCGCCAACACCTGGGCACCACGAATCTTCGCCAGGGCCAGCGCCGCACTGCCTACGGCACCATTGGCACCCATCACTAACAAACGCGTGCCCTTCGCGACACCGCTACGTTCCAGGGCATCCCAAGCGGTGGTGTAGGGCACGCCAAGGCTGGCGGCCTGAGCAAAACTCAGGTGAGCAGGCTTGTGCGCCACGCCCTTGGCGGACACGGTGAGGTATTGCGCGTGGGAGCCGTCGGCGAAAAACCCGAGGTCACGGCCGGTGCCCCACACGTCCTGCCCCACCAACGCTGGCGGGCCTTGCACCACAACACCGGCGAAGTCTCGCCCGGGAATACGCGGCAGCGTGGTGTAGGGAAAGCGGCCCAGCACGTTTTTAACATCGCTGGGGTTCAGGCCCGCAGCCTTGATCTGTACCAGCACTTCATCGGCAGCCGGTACCGGGGTGGCGACGTCGACGAAACTCAGGGCGGCGAGGTCGCCAGTGGCGGAAAATTGCAGAGCTTTCATGGCCAACATCCATCGAAGGGAAGTGAATAATCAGGACAACCAACCACTCACCAGTTGCCGCCCCACGGGCCACAGTTTCTCGCCCAGTAACATGCCCATCAGACCGACCAGAGCGATGGCAGGCGGCGCGGGCGAGCGGAAGTCCAGGGCACCGTAGATCACGCCGACAAACAGGCCAATGGCGAGGGAAATCAGGTAATTCATTTGGGCGACGCCTGGTGGGTTGATGGGCTCAGTGTAGTGAGCCAGTCGCCGAGGCATCGGCCAAGTGCTTCAGGATTTCGGCCAACCCCTCAATCGATGTAGTGCGATGGCGCCACACCGAGTTCGCGCCGAAACATGTCACTGAAGCTGCTGGGCGAATAACCTAAAGACCGGGCAATGCCGCTGACCGACTGGCCCTGGATCAGCTTCGCCACCGCCGTGGCCAGTTGCACCTGACGACGCCATTCGGCAAAGCCCATGCCGAGGTTATGCTGGAACAGCCGCGCCAGCGTACGCACGCTGGCACCGGCCGTCTCGGCGTGTTGCTCAAAGGGGATCTCCAGGGAAGGCGCCGCCATCACCGCCTGGCACGCGCTGATCAGCCGGCGGTCCGCCGCCACCGGCATGGCGATGCGGATTTGCGAGCGGCGCGCACGTTGCAGTTCCAACAAGGCCAGGCCAACCACGGCGTCGTAATACGCCGAATCGCCGGTATCGCGATGATCGACCAAGGTGACGATCAGCTCGCGCAGCAGCCCACCGACTTCAATCACCTGCACCTG is a window of Pseudomonas antarctica DNA encoding:
- a CDS encoding AraC family transcriptional regulator, whose amino-acid sequence is MALAAPPDLSDHAVPVQPLARTYPRGLYVEPHSHDWGQLLYAMSGVMWVETPREALVVPPQRAVWLPPGVEHGIRVVSDLQMRNIYLRPALAATLDSQVQVIEVGGLLRELIVTLVDHRDTGDSAYYDAVVGLALLELQRARRSQIRIAMPVAADRRLISACQAVMAAPSLEIPFEQHAETAGASVRTLARLFQHNLGMGFAEWRRQVQLATAVAKLIQGQSVSGIARSLGYSPSSFSDMFRRELGVAPSHYID
- a CDS encoding quinone oxidoreductase family protein, encoding MKALQFSATGDLAALSFVDVATPVPAADEVLVQIKAAGLNPSDVKNVLGRFPYTTLPRIPGRDFAGVVVQGPPALVGQDVWGTGRDLGFFADGSHAQYLTVSAKGVAHKPAHLSFAQAASLGVPYTTAWDALERSGVAKGTRLLVMGANGAVGSAALALAKIRGAQVLAAVRKPDQVAALQAQGVDAIALGQPETLGAQVNAVFKGGADVIFDTTGFWLPAAVAGLAPFGRIAIIAAPVDGHVQLPALALYRKGGSVVGINSLLYNCEQCAVMLEQFGRFFDEGLLPLPTGLREVALADGVQCYEEVNQGGADKIIFLP
- a CDS encoding purine-nucleoside phosphorylase, with amino-acid sequence MKAFTRLSMAAGLALLPHVVLAAAPAPIKPKVMLITMFAPEAQTWIDRLELKQEVRVPGLSAEYPVIRCNTQDVCLLVTGMGQTNAAASTLALALSPKFDLRQSYFLIAGIAGISPKHGTIGTAAWAHYLVEFGTQWELDSRDAPKDWPTGYIGINTKGPNEKPPLDYKTEVFELNPKLQAKAYDLSHKVELTESKESSAWRKHYPAAPANQPPQVTRCDTLAGNTWFSGTRLSERAEVWTKLLTDNKGEYCTTQQEDNSTYEALLRASREGLVDIQRLAVVRAGSDFDRPYPGYSEVDNLLKYADQGGFVPALENLYRTGNPLVQAILKNWSAWEKGVPDAQ
- a CDS encoding DUF1427 family protein; the protein is MNYLISLAIGLFVGVIYGALDFRSPAPPAIALVGLMGMLLGEKLWPVGRQLVSGWLS
- a CDS encoding DUF6124 family protein, yielding MIKDSPNPPGQQDFDTSTLHEVAYRAINHYLNPGKPIPEPTEGLFTVRADLGTETLLVNASQDLASLCEIANHLAFEIDGAQRNVALGICRMLEGVQLLVDKALNVAHPAA
- a CDS encoding DUF6124 family protein, yielding MIKDSPNPPGQQDFDTSTLHEVAYRAINHYLNPGKPIPEPTEGLFTVRADLGTETLLVNASQDLASLCEIANHLAFEIDGAQRNVALGICRMLEGVQLLVDKALNVAHPAA